The Amycolatopsis methanolica 239 nucleotide sequence AGGCCTCGAAGAAGGCCGACTGGGGCTTGACGACGGACACCTCCTCGGCGAGGACGTCAACCGCCGTCAGGGCGAACTTCTCCAGCCCGCCCGGGTCGCGGTCCAGGCCCCAGGCGTCGAGCAGGCCGGGGTGAGGGTCGATCCCCGCGCACAGGTTCCCGCGCGCGGCGACCGCCTCCACCAGCCGGGCACCGAAGCCGGTCACGCCGTAGCTCCCCTCACGACTTCGACCTCAGCGCCGCCTGCAGGTCCTGCAGTGACCGGACCCCGATGTCGCCCCGGATGAGCGCCTCGATGCCGTGCACCGCCGCCGCCGCGCCCTGCACCGTGGTGATGCACGGGATGTCCCGCGACACCGCCGCGGTGCGGATCTCGTAGCCGTCGATCCGCGGGCCACTGTTGCCGTACGGGGTGTTGATCACCATGTCCACGCCGCCGGCGGCGATCACCTCGACCACGTTCGGCTCGTCCGGCGCGCTCCCCTCGGAGTACTTGCGCACCACCGTGCTGGGTACGCCGTTGCGCCGCAGCACCTCGGCGGTGCCGGAGGTCGCGAGGATCTCGAACCCGAGGTCGGCCAGCCGCTTGACCGGGAACACCAGGGCCCTCTTGTCGCGGTTGGCGACCGAGACGAACACCTTGCCCGAGGTGGGCAGCGACCCGTAGGCCCCGGCCTGGGACTTCGCGAACGCCTCGCCGAAGGAGGTGTCCACGCCCATGACCTCGCCGGTGGACTTCATCTCCGGCCCGAGCAGCGAGTCCACGCCCTTGCCCTCCGGCGTGCGGAAGCGGTGGAAGGGCAGGACCGCCTCCTTGACCGCGACCGGCGCGTCGACCGGCAGGTGCCCGCCGTCGCCCTCGGCGGGCAGGATGCCGCGGCCGCGCAGGTCCTTGATCGAGGAGCCGGTCATGATCAGCGACGCTGCCTTGGCCAGCTGCACCCCGGTCGCCTTGGACACGAACGGCACGGTGCGGCTGGCGCGCGGGTTGGCCTCCAGGACGTAGAGCACGTCGTCCTTGAGCGCGTACTGCACGTTGAGCAGGCCGCGCACGCCGACGCCGCGGGCGATCGCCTCGGTGGAGGCGCGTACCGCCTCGACGTCCTGGCGGCCGAGCGTGATCGGCGGCAGCGCGCACGAGGAGTCGCCGGAGTGGATGCCGGCCTCCTCGATGTGCTCCATGACGCCGCCCAGGTACAGCTCCTCGCCGTCGAACAGGGCGTCCACGTCGATCTCGATGGCGTCGTCGAGGAACCGGTCGACCAGCACCGGGTGCTCGGGTGTGACCTCGGTGGCGCGCTGGATGTAACCGGCCAGGGAGGGCTCGTCGTAGACGATCTCCATGCCGCGGCCACCGAGTACGTAGGAGGGCCGCACCAGCACCGGGTAGCCGATCTCGTCGGCGATCCGCTTGGCGCCCTCGAACGACGTCGCGGTGCCGTACTTCGGGGCGGGCAGGCCCGCGCCCATCAGCACGTCGCCGAACGCGCCGCGGTCCTCGGCCAGGTTGATCGCCTCGGGCGAGGTGCCCACGATCGGCACGCCCGCGTCGGCCAGCCGCTGCGCCAGCTTCAGCGGCGTCTGCCCGCCCAGCTGGACGATCACGCCGGCCACGGTGCCCGAGCGCTGCTCGGCGTAGACGACCTCGAGCACGTCCTCGAAGGTCAGCGGCTCGAAGTAGAGACGGTCGGAGGTGTCGTAGTCGGTGGACACCGTCTCCGGGTTGCAGTTGACCATGACGGCCTCGAACCCGGCCTCGCGCAGCGCCAGCGCGGCGTGCACGCACGAGTAGTCGAACTCGATGCCCTGGCCGATGCGGTTCGGCCCGGAGCCCAGGATCAGCACCTTGGGCTTGTCCGGCTGCGGGGTGACCTCGGATTCGGCCGCGGGGTCGGACTCGTAGGCCGAGTAGTGGTACGGCGTCTTGGCGGCGAACTCGGCGGCGCAGGTGTCCACCGTCTTGTACACCGGCCGCACGCCGAGGCGGTGGCGCAGCGCGCGCACGCCGTCCTCACCGGCCAGCTCCGGCCGCAGCGCGGCGATCTGCTGGTCGGACAGGCCGACCCGCTTGGCCTCGCGCAGCAGCGGCGCGTCCAGCACCGGCGCGTCGCGCACCTCGGCGCCGACCTCGCCGATCAGCGCGATCTGGTCGATGAACCACGGGTCGATGCCGCTGGCCTCGTGCACCTGCTGGACGGTCGCGCCAAGGCGCAGGGCCCGCTCGACCGCGTAGAGGCGGCCGTCGTGCGGGGTGCGCAGCGCCTCCAGGGTGTTCTCCAGCGTGGCGCCCTCGGGGTCCGGGGTGGTCCAGAACCCGGCCGCCTTGGTGTCGATGGAGCGCAGCGCCTTGCCCAGCGCCTCCGGGAAGCTGCGGCCCAGGGCCATCGCCTCGCCGACGCTCTTCATCGTGGTGGTCAGCATCGGGTCGGCGCCGGGGAACTTCTCGAACGCGAACCGCGGCACCTTGACCACGACGTAGTCCAGGGTCGGCTCGAACGAGGCCGGGGTCTCGCCGGTGATGTCGTTGCGGATCTCGTCCAGCGAGTAGCCGATGGCCAGCTTGGCGGCGATCTTGGCGATCGGGAAGCCGGTGGCCTTCGAGGCCAGCGCGCTGGAGCGGGACACGCGCGGGTTCATCTCGATGACGACCATGCGGCCGTCGCGCGGGTTGATCGCGAACTGGATGTTGCAGCCGCCGGTGTCGACGCCGACCTCGCGCAACACGGCGATGCCCACATCGCGCATGTGCTGGTACTCGCGGTCGGTGAGCGTCATCGCGGGCGCGACGGTCACCGAGTCGCCGGTGTGCACGCCCATCGCGTCGATGTTCTCGATCGAGCAGATCACCACGACGTTGTCGTGGCGGTCGCGCATCAGCTCGAGCTCGTACTCCTTCCAGCCGAGCACGCTCTCCTCGATGAGCACCTCGGTGACCGGCGACTCGGCGAGGCCGATCGAGGCCAGCCGCTCCAGCTCCTCCTCGGTGTGCGCCATGCCCGACCCAAGTCCGCCCATGGTGAACGAGGGCCGGATGACGACCGGCAGGCCCAGGTCGGCGACGGTCTCGCGGACCTCGTCCATCGAGTGGCACACGCGGCTGCGCGGCACGTCGCCGCCGATGGTGCGCACGATGTCCTTGAACTTCTGCCGGTCCTCGCCGCGCTGGATCGCGTCGATGTCGGCGCCGATCAGCTCGACGCCGTACTTCTCCAGCACGCCGCGCTCGTGCAGGGCGACGGCGGTGTTCAGGGCGGTCTGCCCGCCCAGGGTGGCCAGCAGGGCGTCCGGGCGCTCGGCCGCGATGACCTTCTCCACGAAGTCCGGCGTGACCGGCTCGATGTAGGTCGAGTCGGCGAACTCCGGGTCGGTCATGATCGTGGCCGGGTTGGAGTTGACCAGCGAGACGCGCAGGCCCTCCTCGCGCAGCACCCGGCAGGCCTGCGTGCCCGAGTAGTCGAACTCGGCGGCCTGGCCGATGACGATCGGGCCGGATCCGATGACGAGCACGTGCTCGATGTCTGTACGTTTCGGCATCAGCGGCTCTTCTTCTCCATCAGGGTCACGAACTCGTCGAACAGCGGCGCGGCGTCGTGCGGGCCGGCGGCCGCCTCGGGGTGGTACTGCACCGAGAAGGCGGGCACGTCGGCGCAGCGCACGCCCTCGACCGTGTCGTCGTTGGGGCAGTAGTGGCTCACGCGCGCGGCGCCGAAGGGCGACTCGAACCGCTGACCCGGCTCACCCTCCAGGGCGAAGCCGTGGTTCTGCGCGGTGATCGCCACCCGCCCGGTCTCCACGTCGATCACCGGGATGTTGATGCCCCGGTGGCCGTAGCGCATCTTGTAGGTGCCAAGGCCCAGCGCGCGGCCGAGGATCTGGTTGCCGAAGCAGATGCCGAACAGCGGGATCTCGCGGCGCAGGACCTCCTCGGTCAGCGCGACCGCGTGGTCCTGGGTGGCCGGGTCGCCCGGGCCGTTGGACAGGAACACGCCGTCCGGCTCGACGGCCAGCAGCTCGTCCAGCGAGCTGGTCGAGGGCAGCACGTGCAGCTCAATGCCGCGGCGGCTCATCTGGCGCGGGGTGTTGGACTTGATGCCCAGGTCCAGCGCGGCGACGCGGAAGCGGCGCTCGCCCTCGGCCGCGACCACGTACGGCTGCTTGGTGGTGACCTCGCCGGCCAGATCGGCGCCCTTCATCGGCGCGCTCGCCAGAACCTGAGCGGTCATCGCCTCCTCGGTGTCCAGCGCGTCGCCGGAGAACACGCCGGCCCGCATCGCGCCCTGCTCGCGCAGGTGGCGGGTCAGGGTGCGGGTGTCGACGCCGCTGATGCCGACCACGCCCTGGCGCGCCAGCTCTTCGTCGAGGGTGCGGCGGGACCGCCAGTTCGACGGCACCCGGGCCGGGTCGCGCACGACGTAGCCGGACACCCAGATGCGGGCGGACTCGTCGTCCTCGTCGTTCCAGCCGGTGTTGCCGATCTGCGGCGCGGTCTGCACCACGATCTGGCGGTGGTAGGACGGATCGGTCAGCGTCTCCTGGTAGCCGGTCATCCCGGTGCAGAACACGGCCTCGCCCAGCGTGCGGCCCTGGGCGCCGTAGGCCGATCCGCGGAACACCCGCCCGTCCTCCAGCACCAATGCGGCCGGTGTCCTGATGCCCACGGTCACTGGGCCTCTCCCTTGATCTCTCGTTCGGACAAGCTTTCGATCCACTGTGGATAGACGTCGAGGTCGTCGCCGCGGAAGCCGGTGTCCAGCTCCTTGTCGCCGAGCCGCCAGGTGATGACGATGAGGCTGTTGGTGCCCATCACCTTCCCGGCGATCCCGCTCGCGCGCTTGACCTCCACAATGGACTCGCGCGGGATGAAGAACCCGGGCGCGCCGGCCCGGTCGATCTCCACACCCGCGCGGTAGAGCCGCAGCACCGCGCGCCCGCGCAGGCCGACGCCGCGCGTGACGATCCGGTCCTGCCAGTCGCCGGCCGTGGTGGTGCTCACGTAGAGCCCCTTGTTCGCCGGCAGCAGCTCCTCCCCCGGCTCGGCGGGGGTCTGCGGGAACGGCGGCAGCTGCGCGCTCTGCGAGCGTGCGCGGCGCCGCCAGCTTCGTCGCATGGCCCAGAGCCCGAGCAGGAAGCAGGCGAACACCAGCAGGGTGAGCAGCAACCGTTCCATCAGCAGATCTTCCCTTCGCGGGCCGTCACGCGCCCGCGCAGCAGCGTCGCGGTCACCACGGCGGGCAACCGCATTCCCTCGTACGGGGTGTTGGCGGCGAGGCTGGCCAGCTCCGCTCCCCGCACGGTCCATTGTGCGCCCGGGTCGACCAGCGCGAGGTTGGCCGGTTCCCCGACGGCGAGCGGTCGTCCCTGGTCGGGCAGGCCAGCGATCTCCGCGGGGCGCTCGCTCATGACCTTCGCCACGCCCCGCCAGTCCAGCAGGCCGGTCTCGACCATGGTGGCGGCGACCACGGACAGCGCGGTCTGCAGGCCGAGCATGCCGGGCCGGGCGGCCGACCACTCGCAGTCCTTGTCCTGCGGCGCGTGCGGGGCGTGGTCGGTGGCGACGCAGTCGATGACGCCCTCGGCGAGGGCGGCGCGCAGCTTCTCCACGTCGGCGCCTGCGCGCAGCGGCGGGTTGACCTTGTTCACCGGGTCGTAGGTGGCCAGGCGCTCGTCGGTCAGCAGCAGGTGGTGCGGGGTGACCTCGGCGGACACCCTGGTCCCGCGGTCCTTCGCCCAGCGCAGCACGTCGGCGGTGCCGCTCGTGGACACGTGGCAGACGTGCAGGCGGGCACCGGCGTGCTCGGCGAGCAGGCAGTCCCGCGCGACGATCGACTCCTCGGCCGAGGCCGGCCAGCCCGCGTAGCCCAGGCGCGAGGCCTGCTCGCCCTCGTGGGCCTGCGCGCCGACGGTCAGCCGCGGCTCCTCGGCGTGCTGGGCGATCACCACGTCCAGCGCGGTCGAGTACTCCAGGGCGCGCCGCATGATGAGCGGGTCGTGCACGCAGTGGCCGTCGTCGGAGAAGACCCGCACCCCGGCGGCCGACTTCGCCATCGTGCCCAGCTCGGCCAGCCGCTCCCCCTTCAGGCCGACGGTCACGGCGCCGACCGGGTGCACGTCGACCAGGCCCACCTCGCGGCCGCGGCGCCACACGTGCTCGACGATCACCGAGTTGTCGGCGACCGGGTCAGTGTTGGCCATCGCGAAGACCGCGGTGTAGCCCCCCAGCGCGGCCGCGGCCGAGCCGGTCTCGATGGTCTCGGTGTCCTCGCGGCCAGGTTCACGCAGGTGGGTGTGCAGGTCGACGAAGCCGGGCAGCAGGACCTGACCGCCGGCCTCGATGACCTCGGCGTCCTCGGGCGCGCTCACGCACCCGATCTCGCTGATGGTTCCGCCGGTGACCAGGACGTCCACCGGGTCGCCCTCGCCGTAGAGCCGGGCGCCCTTGATCAGTACCTGGTTCACTTCGCGTCTTCCTCTCCGGCGAGCAGGTGGTAAAGCACGGCCATCCGCACGTGCACCCCGTTGCGGACCTGTTCGGTGATCGCCGCGGACGGCGCGTCGGCGACCGCGGAGGCGATTTCCATCCCGCGCAGCATCGGGCCGGGGTGCAGCACGACCGCGTGCTCGGGCAGCAGCCGCAGCCGCGCCTCGTTCAGGCCGTAGGCGATCGAGTACTCCCGCGCCGACGGGAAGAACCCGCCGTGCATCCGCTCGGCCTGCACGCGCAGCATCATCACCGCGTCCAGCGCGGGCAGCTCGGCGTCCAGGTCGTGCGACACGGTGACCGGCAGCGCCCCGACCCCGGCGGGTAGCAGCGTCGGCGGGGCGACCAGGACGACCTCGGCACCCAGCGCGGACAGCAGGTGGATGTTGGAGCGCGCGACCCGGCTGTGCAGGACGTCGCCGACGATGCCGATCCGCCGGTCCTTGATGCCGCCGAGCCGTTCTCGCAGCGTGGCGGCGTCGAGCAGCGCCTGGGTGGGGTGCTCGTGCATGCCGTCCCCGGCGTTGACGACCGAGGTGCCGGTGCCCTCCAGCCAGCCGGCCAGGCGCTGCGCGGCGCCGGAGGCCGGGTGCCGGACGATGACGCAGTCGGCGCCGGCCGCGGACAGGGTCAGCGCGGTGTCCCGCAGCGACTCGCCCTTGCCGACCGAGCTGCCGCCTGCCGAGACGTTCACCACGTCGGCGCTCATCCACTTGCCCGCGATCTCGAACGAGACCCGGGTGCGGGTGGAGTTCTCGTAGAACATCGTGATGACCGTGCGGCCGCGCAGGGTCGGCAGCTTGCGGACCTCGCGGCCGAGCAGGGTGCGCTTGAGGCCGTCGGCGGTGTCCAGCACCGCGGTCGCCAGGTCGGGGTCCAGGCCTTCGGTGGCCAGCAGGTGCTTCATGCCTTCGCTTCCCCCTCGCGCAGCAGCACCGCGTCGCGCCCATCCACTTCGGACAGCAGGACGGCCACGTCTTCGGCGCGTGCGGTCGGGATGTTCTTGCCCACGTAGTCGGCCCGGATCGGGAACTCGCGGTGGCCGCGGTCGACCAGGACGGCCAGCTGCACGGCCCGGGGGCGGCCGTGGTCGCGCAGGGCGTCCAGCGCCGCGCGCACGGTTCGGCCGGAGAACAGCACGTCGTCGACCAGGATCACCACGCGGTCGTCGATGCCGGTGTCGGGCAGGGTGGTGTCCGCGAGCGGCCGCGTCGGGCGGCGGCGCAGGTCGTCGCGGTAGAGGGTGATGTCCAGGGCGCCCGTGGGGACCGCCACGCCGGAGAACTCGGCGATCCGCTCGGCCAGCCGGGCCGCGAGCGAGGTGCCCCGGGTCGGGATGCCCAGGAGAACGGGAGGTGCGCCCGTGCCGCCGTCGAGGGCGGTCTTCTCGATGACCTGGTGGGCCATCCGGGCGATGGTGCGCGCGACATCACCGGCGGAGAGCAACTCGCGCTCACCGCCTGGTGCTGCCGCGTCACGAGGGCGTGACGCCACAGCGGACTCCTTCCCCGCCTCGCCGGACGGGTCCTTAAAGGACGTCGATCTCCTGCTTGCCGAGGAAATCCACTCGATGTTAACAGGCGGCACCGTTCAGCCGTCCGGGTGGTGCCGGGGCCATCATGTTCTTGACCTGGTGACGACAATGCGTAACCATTACTCTGAGTGTTCAACTCGGCAGTCCCCCGGCGGCCCATGAGACCGACTGGGCGAGGAAACGGAGAACCACCAGATGGGCGATTACGCCAAGGCGCTCGGGGCGAAGCTCCGCGGGATCCGCCAGCAGCAGGGGCTGTCCCTGCACGGGGTCGAGCAGAAGTCCGGCGGACGGTGGAAGGCTGTCGTGGTCGGTTCCTACGAGCGCGGCGACCGGGCGGTGACCGTGCAGAAGCTGGCCGAGCTGGCCGACTTCTACGGCGTGCCGGTGGTCGAGCTGCTGCCCGAGGGCCGGGTGCCGTCCGGGGCCGAACCCGCCACCAAGATCGTCATCAACCTGGAGCGGCTGCAGCAGCTGCCTGCCGAGAAGGTCGGCCCGCTCGCCCGCTACGCCGCGACGATCCAGAGCCAGCGCGGCGACTACAACGGCTAAGGTGCTCTCCATCCGCACCGAGGACCTGCGGTCGCTGGCGATCATCTACGACATGACCCCCGGGGAGCTGACCGAGCAGCTCATCGACTGGGGCGTCCTCCCGCCCGAGGCCCGGCCCGCCAAGGAGGACTAGGCAAACGGCCCGCCCGCCGCCTGCGTGCGGTGCGGGTGGCAGAACCTCGAACTCGCGCTGGCCCGGCCACCCCTGGTGGACGTGCCTCGCGCGACCGGCCTGACCCGCAACCCGCGGCGGTGCGAGCTGACTGCCCTCCCGCCGAGGGAAAATCGCCTGACCAGCGAAAAGCCCGGCGCGATCTCCGCGCGCCGGGCCTTTCTCGTGTCTTCTGCCAGGTGTCAGAGCACCGCGCGGATGCGGTCGGCGATCGTGCCGATCCGGCCCAGCACGCCGTTGACGAACCGCGGCGAGTCGTCCGTGGACAGCTCCCTGGCCAGCCCCACCGCCTCGTCGATCGCCACGGGGTCCGGCACGTCGGCGGCCCACAGCAGCTCGTAGACGCCCACCCGCAGCACGGCCAGGTCGACCGGCGGCATGCGCTCCAGGCTCCAGCCGTGCGCGTGCTCGGCGAGCAGCTCGTCGATGCGCTCGCGGTTCGCGGTGACGCCCTCGACGAGCGAGATCGTGTAGTCGCCGATCGGATCGGCGTCCGTGGAGCCCACCCGGTCCGCCAGCAGCGTCACCGGATCGAGTGAGCGCTGAGCGGCTTCGTACAGGATCTCGACAGCGCGCCTGCGGAGAGCGCGGCGGCCGGGCCGGCCACCGCGCCGGGGCGCCGATGCGGAGTCGGACAACCTAGGCCCTGCCCAGGTAACGGCCGTCGCGGGTGTCGACCTTGACCTTCTCGCCGGTGCTGAGGAACAGCGGCACCTGGATCTCGGCGCCGGTCTCCAGCGTGGCCGGCTTGGTGCCGCCGGTGGAGCGGTCGCCCTGCAGGCCGGGGTCGGTGTGCTGGATGACCAGCTCGACCGAGGTGGGCAGCTCGACGTAGAGCGGCACGCCCTCGTGCATCGCGACCTGGACCTCGGTGTTCTCCAGCAGGTAGTTCGCGCCGTCGCCGACGGTCTCCCGCGGCACGGTGATCTGGTCGTAGGTCTCGCCGTCCATGAAGACGAAGTCCGACCCGTCGTTGTACAGGTAGGTCATGTTGCGCCGGTCGACGGTCGCGGTGTCGACCTTGGTGCCCGCGTTGAAGGTCTTGTCCACCACCTTGCCGGACAGGACGTGCTTGAGGGTGGTGCGCACGAACGCGCCGCCCTTGCCCGGTTTCACGTGCTGGAAGCTCACGACGGACCACAGCTGTCCGTCGAGGTTCAGCACCAGGCCGTTCTTCAGGTCGTTGGTGGTGGCCACGGGTTGTCCAGTTCTCCTGTTTCCGATCGGGCCGCGCTACACGACCACGAGTTCCTTGCTGCTCAGGGTGAGGAGTTCGGGATCGGCGTCCCGCACGACCAGCGTGTCCTCGATGCGCACGCCACCGCGGCCGGCGAGGTAGACGCCTGGCTCCACGGTGACCGTCATGCCGACGGACAGTGTACCGGCGACGTTCATCGCGAGCCTCGGTGCCTCGTGCACCTCCAGGCCGACGCCGTGGCCGAGCCCGTGCGAGAACTCCTCGCCGTGCCCGCCCTGCTCGATGACGCGGCGGGCGGCCCGGTCGACGTCGGCCACCTCCCGCCCGGCAAGCGACGCCTCCAGCCCGGTCTGCTGGGCCCGGCGGACCAGCTCGTAGAGGTCGGCCTGCCAGTCCGCGGGGCGGCCGAGCACGACGGTGCGCGTCATGTCCGAGTGGTACCCGTCCACGGTCGCGCCGAAATCCAGTTTCACGAAGTCACCGGCGTGCAGCGGGCGGCTGGTGGGCCGGTGGTGCGGGATCGCGGAGTTCGGCCCGGCGGCGACGATCGACTCGAACGACGGCCCGGACGAGCCGTGGTCGAGCATGCGGTTCTCCAGGTCGCGGGCGACCTCCAGCTCGGTGCGGCCGGGCCGGATGCCGCCGTGCTCCAGCAGGCTCGCCAGCGCCCGGTCGGCGGCCGCGCACGCCATCCGCAGCGCCTCGATCTCGGTCTCGTCCTTGATCAGCCGCAGCTGCTCGACCAGCCCGGGCGCGCGGGTCAGCTCGATCCCGTCCGCGACGCGGGTGAACTCGGCGTGGGCCTCGACGCTGACGTGCTGGCTTTCGAAGCCGGTGCGCCGGTGGGCGGCCGCGTCCCCGGCGGCGCGCGCGAGCAGGGCCGCGGCGCTCTCCCGCTCGATGACCCGCTCCAGGTCGGGCACCTCGGCCGCGGCCTGGGTGGTGTAGCGGCCGTCGGTGCAGAACAACGTGCGGCTCTCGCCGTCGCCGTGGACCAGCAGCGCGGCGTTGGAGCCGG carries:
- the pyrR gene encoding bifunctional pyr operon transcriptional regulator/uracil phosphoribosyltransferase PyrR, which gives rise to MASRPRDAAAPGGERELLSAGDVARTIARMAHQVIEKTALDGGTGAPPVLLGIPTRGTSLAARLAERIAEFSGVAVPTGALDITLYRDDLRRRPTRPLADTTLPDTGIDDRVVILVDDVLFSGRTVRAALDALRDHGRPRAVQLAVLVDRGHREFPIRADYVGKNIPTARAEDVAVLLSEVDGRDAVLLREGEAKA
- the nusB gene encoding transcription antitermination factor NusB, giving the protein MSDSASAPRRGGRPGRRALRRRAVEILYEAAQRSLDPVTLLADRVGSTDADPIGDYTISLVEGVTANRERIDELLAEHAHGWSLERMPPVDLAVLRVGVYELLWAADVPDPVAIDEAVGLARELSTDDSPRFVNGVLGRIGTIADRIRAVL
- the carA gene encoding glutamine-hydrolyzing carbamoyl-phosphate synthase small subunit — translated: MTVGIRTPAALVLEDGRVFRGSAYGAQGRTLGEAVFCTGMTGYQETLTDPSYHRQIVVQTAPQIGNTGWNDEDDESARIWVSGYVVRDPARVPSNWRSRRTLDEELARQGVVGISGVDTRTLTRHLREQGAMRAGVFSGDALDTEEAMTAQVLASAPMKGADLAGEVTTKQPYVVAAEGERRFRVAALDLGIKSNTPRQMSRRGIELHVLPSTSSLDELLAVEPDGVFLSNGPGDPATQDHAVALTEEVLRREIPLFGICFGNQILGRALGLGTYKMRYGHRGINIPVIDVETGRVAITAQNHGFALEGEPGQRFESPFGAARVSHYCPNDDTVEGVRCADVPAFSVQYHPEAAAGPHDAAPLFDEFVTLMEKKSR
- the efp gene encoding elongation factor P; the encoded protein is MATTNDLKNGLVLNLDGQLWSVVSFQHVKPGKGGAFVRTTLKHVLSGKVVDKTFNAGTKVDTATVDRRNMTYLYNDGSDFVFMDGETYDQITVPRETVGDGANYLLENTEVQVAMHEGVPLYVELPTSVELVIQHTDPGLQGDRSTGGTKPATLETGAEIQVPLFLSTGEKVKVDTRDGRYLGRA
- a CDS encoding dihydroorotase: MNQVLIKGARLYGEGDPVDVLVTGGTISEIGCVSAPEDAEVIEAGGQVLLPGFVDLHTHLREPGREDTETIETGSAAAALGGYTAVFAMANTDPVADNSVIVEHVWRRGREVGLVDVHPVGAVTVGLKGERLAELGTMAKSAAGVRVFSDDGHCVHDPLIMRRALEYSTALDVVIAQHAEEPRLTVGAQAHEGEQASRLGYAGWPASAEESIVARDCLLAEHAGARLHVCHVSTSGTADVLRWAKDRGTRVSAEVTPHHLLLTDERLATYDPVNKVNPPLRAGADVEKLRAALAEGVIDCVATDHAPHAPQDKDCEWSAARPGMLGLQTALSVVAATMVETGLLDWRGVAKVMSERPAEIAGLPDQGRPLAVGEPANLALVDPGAQWTVRGAELASLAANTPYEGMRLPAVVTATLLRGRVTAREGKIC
- a CDS encoding aspartate carbamoyltransferase catalytic subunit → MKHLLATEGLDPDLATAVLDTADGLKRTLLGREVRKLPTLRGRTVITMFYENSTRTRVSFEIAGKWMSADVVNVSAGGSSVGKGESLRDTALTLSAAGADCVIVRHPASGAAQRLAGWLEGTGTSVVNAGDGMHEHPTQALLDAATLRERLGGIKDRRIGIVGDVLHSRVARSNIHLLSALGAEVVLVAPPTLLPAGVGALPVTVSHDLDAELPALDAVMMLRVQAERMHGGFFPSAREYSIAYGLNEARLRLLPEHAVVLHPGPMLRGMEIASAVADAPSAAITEQVRNGVHVRMAVLYHLLAGEEDAK
- the carB gene encoding carbamoyl-phosphate synthase large subunit produces the protein MPKRTDIEHVLVIGSGPIVIGQAAEFDYSGTQACRVLREEGLRVSLVNSNPATIMTDPEFADSTYIEPVTPDFVEKVIAAERPDALLATLGGQTALNTAVALHERGVLEKYGVELIGADIDAIQRGEDRQKFKDIVRTIGGDVPRSRVCHSMDEVRETVADLGLPVVIRPSFTMGGLGSGMAHTEEELERLASIGLAESPVTEVLIEESVLGWKEYELELMRDRHDNVVVICSIENIDAMGVHTGDSVTVAPAMTLTDREYQHMRDVGIAVLREVGVDTGGCNIQFAINPRDGRMVVIEMNPRVSRSSALASKATGFPIAKIAAKLAIGYSLDEIRNDITGETPASFEPTLDYVVVKVPRFAFEKFPGADPMLTTTMKSVGEAMALGRSFPEALGKALRSIDTKAAGFWTTPDPEGATLENTLEALRTPHDGRLYAVERALRLGATVQQVHEASGIDPWFIDQIALIGEVGAEVRDAPVLDAPLLREAKRVGLSDQQIAALRPELAGEDGVRALRHRLGVRPVYKTVDTCAAEFAAKTPYHYSAYESDPAAESEVTPQPDKPKVLILGSGPNRIGQGIEFDYSCVHAALALREAGFEAVMVNCNPETVSTDYDTSDRLYFEPLTFEDVLEVVYAEQRSGTVAGVIVQLGGQTPLKLAQRLADAGVPIVGTSPEAINLAEDRGAFGDVLMGAGLPAPKYGTATSFEGAKRIADEIGYPVLVRPSYVLGGRGMEIVYDEPSLAGYIQRATEVTPEHPVLVDRFLDDAIEIDVDALFDGEELYLGGVMEHIEEAGIHSGDSSCALPPITLGRQDVEAVRASTEAIARGVGVRGLLNVQYALKDDVLYVLEANPRASRTVPFVSKATGVQLAKAASLIMTGSSIKDLRGRGILPAEGDGGHLPVDAPVAVKEAVLPFHRFRTPEGKGVDSLLGPEMKSTGEVMGVDTSFGEAFAKSQAGAYGSLPTSGKVFVSVANRDKRALVFPVKRLADLGFEILATSGTAEVLRRNGVPSTVVRKYSEGSAPDEPNVVEVIAAGGVDMVINTPYGNSGPRIDGYEIRTAAVSRDIPCITTVQGAAAAVHGIEALIRGDIGVRSLQDLQAALRSKS
- a CDS encoding M24 family metallopeptidase produces the protein MPDLHASRRDALRTVLNESGVDALLVTDLLNVRYLTGFTGSNAALLVHGDGESRTLFCTDGRYTTQAAAEVPDLERVIERESAAALLARAAGDAAAHRRTGFESQHVSVEAHAEFTRVADGIELTRAPGLVEQLRLIKDETEIEALRMACAAADRALASLLEHGGIRPGRTELEVARDLENRMLDHGSSGPSFESIVAAGPNSAIPHHRPTSRPLHAGDFVKLDFGATVDGYHSDMTRTVVLGRPADWQADLYELVRRAQQTGLEASLAGREVADVDRAARRVIEQGGHGEEFSHGLGHGVGLEVHEAPRLAMNVAGTLSVGMTVTVEPGVYLAGRGGVRIEDTLVVRDADPELLTLSSKELVVV